In Congzhengia minquanensis, a single genomic region encodes these proteins:
- a CDS encoding LysR family transcriptional regulator, protein MIETRHLYYFLAVAREQNITRAADTLHITQPTLSKQLMDLEHQLGKQLFIRGKRTVTLTEEGTYLRSKAQEMIDLMEKTEAAFHEDNKTVSGDIHLGCGETRVMEYITDVFKQIHLEYPKIHFHIYSADADNVLEKLDKGLLDIGLLLGPLRREKYDYIDIHQKDTYGLLMPKNCTLASQSAITVEQMKDLPLIFSQQAFLGHQELEWFGVDYSALNVVATYNLIFNATFMVEKGLGYALCLDNLVNIDGNRKLTFRPIAPELSIKSYIVMKKYQAFSPPVKIFMNKIKNIL, encoded by the coding sequence ATGATTGAAACAAGACATTTATATTATTTTCTTGCAGTTGCCCGCGAACAGAATATAACAAGAGCGGCGGATACACTGCACATAACGCAACCCACGCTTTCAAAACAACTTATGGATTTAGAGCATCAACTCGGCAAACAGCTGTTCATCAGAGGAAAAAGAACGGTTACACTTACAGAGGAAGGAACATATCTGCGCAGCAAGGCACAGGAAATGATTGACCTGATGGAAAAAACGGAAGCAGCGTTTCATGAGGATAACAAGACCGTCAGCGGTGATATACATTTAGGCTGCGGTGAGACCCGAGTTATGGAGTATATCACAGATGTGTTTAAACAAATACATTTGGAATATCCCAAAATCCATTTTCATATTTACAGCGCAGATGCCGACAATGTTCTAGAAAAACTTGATAAAGGACTTTTAGATATCGGTTTGCTGCTCGGCCCTCTCCGGCGGGAAAAATATGACTATATTGACATTCACCAAAAAGATACCTACGGACTGCTTATGCCGAAGAACTGCACCCTTGCTTCACAGTCTGCCATAACAGTCGAACAAATGAAAGACCTGCCGCTTATTTTTTCTCAACAAGCCTTTTTAGGGCATCAGGAGCTTGAATGGTTTGGAGTCGATTACTCCGCGTTGAATGTGGTTGCCACCTATAACTTGATTTTTAACGCGACATTTATGGTTGAAAAAGGCCTAGGCTATGCGCTATGTCTTGACAATCTTGTAAATATAGATGGCAATAGAAAATTAACGTTTCGTCCGATTGCTCCTGAACTGTCGATAAAATCCTATATTGTAATGAAAAAATATCAGGCTTTCTCTCCCCCGGTGAAAATTTTTATGAATAAGATAAAAAATATTTTGTAA
- a CDS encoding ArsR/SmtB family transcription factor, which translates to MPKIRLLKEPGYIYDLLFIFILRFNKQFLLNELNTNGKQSENIEYFDDLLEQFSDIPEDLYIFFHTLEHGRCFLTTQYFYPYKEQFTTTFNFKFFQNELLDKERLIRNLIRFYFCELSEEKLIECINSETAIFLCIKNSNYSDTEKSRLYEFFLDPEPYLQTLQFELMAKELMLSQYYKKNYQKILDVNNQNPFETLSENVKKLRDLSFIKKNNQNLYVSYCLISKYVINFFGIQEGAVFLLGYDYLSVVDLAKSRKELSLLDFGNALCEASRVKILELLLEREEVTCKDLEKIFSFSGSTAYHHITMMMKIGLVKTREEGKTILYSLNGKYFDAVIGVLSKFSKKHKDLNNSAYRLVKI; encoded by the coding sequence ATGCCGAAAATTCGACTGTTAAAAGAACCAGGGTATATTTATGATTTACTTTTTATTTTTATTCTTCGGTTCAACAAGCAGTTCTTGCTTAATGAACTTAACACCAATGGGAAGCAATCAGAAAATATTGAGTATTTTGACGATTTGCTGGAACAATTTTCTGATATTCCCGAGGATTTATACATTTTTTTTCATACTCTTGAACACGGCCGATGTTTTTTAACTACTCAGTATTTTTATCCATATAAAGAACAGTTTACGACAACCTTTAATTTTAAATTTTTTCAGAATGAATTATTGGACAAAGAAAGATTAATACGGAATTTAATTCGCTTTTATTTTTGCGAACTTTCAGAAGAAAAGCTTATTGAATGTATAAATTCAGAGACTGCAATTTTTTTATGCATCAAAAACTCAAACTATTCCGATACGGAAAAAAGCAGACTATATGAATTTTTTCTAGACCCTGAGCCATATTTACAAACGCTTCAATTTGAGTTGATGGCGAAAGAACTTATGCTTTCTCAATATTACAAAAAAAATTATCAAAAAATACTTGACGTTAACAATCAGAACCCATTTGAAACTTTGAGTGAAAATGTGAAAAAGCTAAGGGACTTAAGCTTTATTAAAAAAAACAACCAGAATTTATACGTTTCTTACTGTCTTATATCAAAATACGTCATTAACTTTTTTGGCATTCAGGAGGGTGCAGTATTTCTTCTTGGCTATGATTATCTTTCTGTTGTAGATCTCGCGAAAAGCAGAAAGGAATTGAGTCTTCTAGACTTCGGCAATGCACTATGCGAAGCAAGCCGGGTTAAAATATTAGAATTATTATTGGAGAGAGAGGAAGTTACCTGCAAGGACCTAGAAAAGATTTTCAGCTTCTCCGGCTCCACGGCATATCATCACATTACCATGATGATGAAAATTGGGCTTGTAAAAACGCGAGAAGAAGGAAAAACCATACTTTATAGTCTGAACGGGAAGTATTTTGACGCCGTTATCGGCGTATTAAGCAAATTTTCAAAAAAGCATAAAGATTTAAATAATTCTGCGTATAGGTTGGTAAAAATATAG